The proteins below are encoded in one region of Oncorhynchus gorbuscha isolate QuinsamMale2020 ecotype Even-year linkage group LG01, OgorEven_v1.0, whole genome shotgun sequence:
- the LOC123992601 gene encoding keratin-associated protein 10-4-like, whose translation MDCEEGCLEILTVEVDCEEGCLEIITVEMDCEEGCLEIITVEVDCEEGCLEIITVEVDCEEGCLEILTVEMDCEEGCLEILTVEMDCEEGCLEIITVEMDCEEGCLEILTVEMDCEEGCLEILTVEMDCEEGCLEILTVEMDCEEGCLEIITVEVDCEEGCLEILTVEVDCEEGCLEIITVEMDCEEGCLEIITVEVDCEEGCLEILTVEVDCEEGCLEIITVEMDCEEGCLEIITVEMDCEEGCLEIITVEMDCEEGCLEILTVEMDCEEGCLEILTVEMDCEEGCLEILTVEMDCEEGCLEIITVEMDCEEGCLEILA comes from the coding sequence atggactGTGAGGAGGGCTGTCTAGAGATATTAACAGTAGAGGTGGACTGCGAGGAGGGCTGTCTAGAGATAataacagtagagatggactGTGAGGAGGGCTGTCTAGAGATAATAACAGTAGAGGTGGACTGTGAGGAGGGCTGTCTAGAGATAATAACAGTAGAGGTGGACTGCGAGGAGGGCTGTCTAGAGATATTAACAGTAGAGATGGACTGTGAGGAGGGCTGTCTAGAGATATTAACAGTAGAGATGGACTGTGAGGAGGGCTGTCTAGAGATAataacagtagagatggactGTGAGGAGGGCTGTCTAGAGATATTAACAGTAGAGATGGACTGTGAGGAGGGCTGTCTAGAGATATTAACAGTAGAGATGGACTGTGAGGAGGGCTGTCTAGAGATATTAACAGTAGAGATGGACTGTGAGGAGGGCTGTCTAGAGATAATAACAGTAGAGGTGGACTGTGAGGAGGGCTGTCTAGAGATATTAACAGTAGAGGTGGACTGTGAGGAGGGCTGTCTAGAGATAataacagtagagatggactGTGAGGAGGGCTGTCTAGAGATAATAACAGTAGAGGTGGACTGCGAGGAGGGCTGTCTAGAGATATTAACAGTAGAGGTGGACTGTGAGGAGGGCTGTCTAGAGATAataacagtagagatggactGTGAGGAGGGCTGTCTAGAGATAataacagtagagatggactGTGAGGAGGGCTGTCTAGAGATAataacagtagagatggactGTGAGGAGGGCTGTCTAGAGATATTAACAGTAGAGATGGACTGTGAGGAGGGCTGTCTAGAGATATTAACAGTAGAGATGGACTGTGAGGAGGGCTGTCTAGAGATATTAACAGTAGAGATGGACTGTGAGGAGGGCTGTCTAGAGATAataacagtagagatggactGTGAGGAGGGCTGTCTAGAGATATTAGCCTGA